In the Streptomyces sp. f51 genome, one interval contains:
- a CDS encoding MFS transporter, with protein MPEEIPHSFRDHCQDLTFRHDQDVPAGPESDRPVQERALGTPAESAAASTGRRALVPGRRRLAVGGALIAAFGGFASFNLLLSAMPAYAVRCGAGPSGAGSLTAVLMAATLAVQPFTPRLFDRLGRRLSLALSGALLALPCLALPAATTFTVLTGLAILRGLGFGVFVVAGVTFTAELFPSGERGRAIGWYGAVVGVAGVLAAPAGIALARQEAYALTFVLAAGSATLVMIGALGFPRGGGTDRPAGPRSARTRGPRDTVRALRPMTGLLAVEIASTTAYGAVFTFLPLTAPAAPGALLAVQVSTVVFRLVGGWFIDRYGGRRVLVPAVLATVLGTAAGAASHQPVLLLTGAALFGAGFGAAQSTTLVLIMQVAGDTPAGLGLAGVAWNIAFDAGTGVGSLLGGPLLALGGPSALFPAIAAVLAACLLLDRWRARVPGHDSSRT; from the coding sequence GTGCCCGAGGAGATACCGCACAGCTTCCGCGATCACTGCCAGGACCTGACGTTCCGCCACGACCAGGACGTACCGGCCGGCCCGGAGAGCGACCGACCGGTCCAGGAGAGGGCACTGGGCACGCCCGCGGAGTCGGCCGCCGCGTCGACCGGACGGCGTGCGCTCGTCCCCGGGCGCAGGCGGCTGGCGGTCGGCGGGGCGCTGATCGCCGCGTTCGGCGGATTCGCTAGCTTCAACCTGCTGCTGTCCGCGATGCCCGCGTACGCGGTGCGGTGCGGTGCGGGCCCCTCGGGCGCCGGATCGCTCACCGCCGTCCTGATGGCGGCCACGCTGGCAGTCCAGCCCTTCACCCCGAGGCTCTTCGACCGGCTCGGCCGACGGCTCTCGTTGGCTCTGAGCGGTGCGCTGCTCGCGCTGCCTTGTCTGGCCCTGCCGGCCGCCACGACGTTCACCGTCCTGACCGGCCTCGCGATCCTGCGCGGGCTGGGCTTCGGCGTCTTCGTCGTGGCCGGTGTCACCTTCACGGCGGAGTTGTTCCCGTCCGGCGAACGGGGGCGGGCCATCGGCTGGTACGGCGCCGTGGTCGGTGTCGCCGGCGTCCTCGCAGCCCCCGCGGGCATCGCACTGGCCCGGCAGGAGGCGTACGCGCTCACCTTCGTTCTCGCGGCGGGCAGCGCCACCCTGGTCATGATCGGCGCGCTCGGCTTTCCCCGCGGCGGAGGAACCGACCGCCCCGCCGGACCCCGGAGCGCCCGGACGCGCGGTCCGCGCGACACGGTGCGGGCGCTGCGCCCCATGACCGGTCTCCTCGCGGTGGAGATCGCCTCCACCACCGCCTACGGCGCGGTCTTCACCTTCCTGCCGCTGACCGCGCCGGCAGCGCCCGGGGCCCTGCTCGCTGTGCAGGTTTCCACCGTGGTCTTCCGGCTCGTGGGCGGCTGGTTCATCGACCGGTACGGCGGCCGACGGGTGCTGGTTCCGGCGGTCCTGGCCACCGTGCTCGGCACGGCCGCGGGCGCCGCGTCCCATCAGCCGGTTCTGCTGCTGACCGGCGCGGCCCTGTTCGGGGCGGGCTTCGGCGCGGCCCAGAGCACCACGCTGGTGCTGATCATGCAGGTGGCCGGTGACACGCCCGCGGGTCTTGGGCTGGCCGGAGTCGCGTGGAACATCGCCTTCGACGCCGGTACGGGTGTCGGTTCGCTCCTCGGCGGACCCCTGCTTGCTCTCGGTGGACCCTCCGCCCTCTTCCCGGCAATCGCCGCCGTCCTGGCCGCGTGCCTGCTGCTGGACCGGTGGCGAGCCCGCGTACCCGGTCACGACTCATCGAGGACTTGA
- a CDS encoding transposase, whose protein sequence is MYLRYSFRLVPTPGQCIALVRTLGCARVVFNDALAARKAAYQADRSRIAAGVLAKRVITEAKRTPERAWLAEVSVDALQSSLRDLDTAYANFFASVSGKRPGRRMGLPVFKSKRDSRQAVRFSRNGFRLRGNGRLNLAKIGDVRVRWSRELPSPPSSVTVVKDASGRYFASFVVDVEPATLPPVDAEAGIDLGLMHYAVLSDGEVIDNPRFLRRAERRLRKAQRALSRKVKGSRNRAKARLKVARAHARVADARRNWCHQSASRLVRDNQAVYLEDLAVFGLARTRLAKSVHDAAWGMFRRVLEEKAARCGRHVGIVSRWLPSSQTCSVCWVVDGTKPLHVRIWRCEGCGTEHDRDFNASRVILAAGQAERLNAPGGPVSPGVEIPRRARPVERGTHPKAQPVTTGSQAGIPAL, encoded by the coding sequence GTGTATCTGCGGTATTCGTTCCGGCTCGTGCCGACGCCGGGTCAGTGCATCGCGCTGGTCCGTACGTTGGGCTGTGCCCGGGTGGTCTTCAACGATGCGCTGGCCGCGAGGAAGGCCGCCTACCAGGCAGACAGGTCGCGGATCGCGGCGGGTGTGCTGGCGAAGCGGGTGATCACGGAGGCGAAGAGGACGCCCGAGCGGGCTTGGCTGGCGGAGGTGTCGGTGGACGCCTTGCAGTCCTCTCTTCGTGATCTCGATACGGCGTACGCGAACTTCTTCGCGTCGGTGTCGGGCAAGCGGCCAGGGCGCCGTATGGGGCTTCCGGTGTTCAAGTCGAAGAGGGACAGCCGGCAGGCGGTCCGTTTCTCCAGGAACGGGTTCCGGCTGCGGGGCAACGGGCGGCTGAACCTCGCGAAGATCGGGGACGTTCGGGTCCGCTGGTCCCGGGAACTGCCGTCGCCTCCCTCCTCGGTGACTGTGGTCAAGGACGCTTCGGGCCGGTACTTCGCGAGCTTCGTGGTGGACGTCGAGCCCGCAACGCTGCCGCCCGTGGACGCCGAGGCCGGTATCGACCTGGGGCTGATGCATTACGCCGTTCTCTCCGACGGCGAGGTGATCGACAATCCCCGCTTCCTGCGGCGTGCCGAGCGGAGACTGAGGAAGGCGCAGCGGGCGTTGAGCCGGAAGGTGAAGGGGTCGAGGAACCGGGCCAAGGCCCGGTTGAAGGTTGCCCGGGCGCATGCCCGGGTGGCCGATGCGCGCAGAAACTGGTGCCATCAGAGTGCTTCGAGGCTGGTCCGCGACAACCAAGCGGTCTACCTCGAAGACCTGGCGGTCTTTGGCCTGGCCCGCACTCGCCTGGCCAAGTCTGTGCACGACGCGGCATGGGGCATGTTCCGCCGGGTGCTGGAGGAGAAGGCGGCCCGCTGTGGCCGGCACGTCGGCATCGTTTCCCGCTGGCTGCCCTCCTCGCAGACGTGCTCGGTGTGCTGGGTCGTGGACGGGACGAAGCCGCTGCACGTGCGTATCTGGCGGTGCGAGGGCTGCGGTACCGAACATGATCGTGACTTCAACGCGTCGCGAGTGATCCTCGCCGCCGGGCAGGCGGAGAGGCTAAACGCCCCTGGAGGGCCGGTCAGTCCTGGAGTGGAAATCCCACGCCGGGCACGGCCCGTTGAACGGGGAACCCACCCGAAGGCCCAGCCGGTCACCACCGGCAGCCAGGCGGGAATCCCCGCCCTTTAG